A part of Drosophila ananassae strain 14024-0371.13 chromosome 2R, ASM1763931v2, whole genome shotgun sequence genomic DNA contains:
- the LOC6506927 gene encoding IQ motif and SEC7 domain-containing protein 1 isoform X2, with protein sequence MSRCDNHKSRRQQLPVPAPLSSSSHSHSHSALSSSNSDLGGAESFLQYCSDNEKRPPPIVVVVGDGRSRVRRVVRTATRHVTVVSLSTRHKETQTHTSHHVTAVSFPQKSLERSGSTQYDLAGGPPQGSVTATSTDGSSVGGYVYLQNHYAPGAHSGSAAAINYPAQQHPQMVYQLQQYPTCHQQQQQQHHQHLHQTAAGHYVQVGGQYHHHHMLHGHAHHHGHGGAVVIAGSGVGTGLGAGATSVMMQHHHQQQQQQQQQNMHKKNSIRNGGDVLKRTRAQSAYELSQDLLEKQIELLERKYGGLRARNAAVTIQRAFRHYMMVKKFASITAMAKAEKRLSRRMVVTASNMTLAEPDATNTNTSTSSAYGSATESQLEQQHQQQQQQQQQQQISAQQPRVTIMAGPPGAASPGLSRTPPTRSLSMRERRQLDCSPIPRSQSGASPASIASSTATSSALASHPHVNLLHAAEPHYYNAQAMPTAAAYYTSYHGSPHDLSYASSADTSLNASWVNSSGGQPTGHSPHTPYYSAAQIYMRPKGGSTTPTPSCSGSTGSGSGGSGSCSGSGKKVPPEVPKRTSSITAQQQSQLLLLQRQTPPPPSLLRTNGLCKTAENGSLTSVQSSGSDSSVTSAERNMNSDLGSDRSNSPHTWKRGTALNSSQQFSTHSADSAGPAPGHGAGGGAGGYAAQMQAAVAAATAVGGLPPADDHAISSHTSAAQYEQHEQQQHEQQQLQAAAAAAGVAQNYKMSETIRKRQYRVGLNLFNKKPEKGITYLIRRGFLENTPQGVARFLITRKGLSRQMIGEYLGNLQNQFNMAVLSCFAMELDLSGRQVDVALRKFQAYFRMPGEAQKIERLMEIFSQRYCECNADIVGRLRSSDTIFVLAFAIIMLNTDLHTPNLKPERRMRVEDFIKNLRGIDDCHDIDKDMLTGIYERVKSDEFKPGSDHVTQVMKVQATIVGKKPNLALPHRRLVCYCRLYEIPDVNKKERPGVHQREVFLFNDLLVITKIFSKKKTSVTYTFRNSFPLCGTVVTLLDMPNYPFCIQLSQKVDGKILITFNARNEHDRCKFAEDLKESISEMDEMETLRIEAELERQKSARNRAPGNAENRDSGVADVEVCPCPYQPGSQAAGEQAPNSADSTQQLKRSALSNSLLDMHEQFGNEKPQRRGSVGSLDSGMSISFQSTTTSSASRDNAAAIAAAANAAAAAKMRFNMPPTAAIATPNVYAAPGMQAYTHANFVQQSQAAYMLQQQQMLQQQAQLQAQAQAQAQAQAQAQAQAQPLTGRIPGRERKASRTDENGRSTEV encoded by the exons ATGTCCAGGTGCGATAACCACAAGTCCCGTCGCCAGCAGCTGCCCGTTCCGGCGCCCCTCTCATCCTCCTctcactcccactcccactccgcCCTCTCGAGCAGCAACTCGGATTTGGGCGGGGCAGAGTCCTTCCTGCAATACTGCAGCGATAATGAGAAGCGACCACCGCCcattgtggtggtggtgggtgaTGGGCGGAGCCGGGTGCGACGGGTGGTGCGCACCGCCACCAGGCACGTAACGGTGGTTAGTCTCTCCACCAGGCACAAGGAGACCCAGACCCACACCTCCCACCATGTGACGGCAGTCAG CTTTCCACAGAAGAGCCTGGAACGCAGTGGCTCCACCCAGTACGACTTGGCTGGAGGACCACCCCAGGGCTCCGTCACCGCCACCTCCACCGACGGCAGCAGCGTCGGCGGCTATGTCTACCTGCAGAACCACTACGCCCCCGGAGCCCACTCCGGCTCCGCCGCCGCCATCAACTATCCTGCCCAACAGCACCCCCAGATGGTCTACCAGCTCCAGCAGTATCCCACGTGccatcagcaacagcagcagcagcaccaccagcacTTACACCAGACCGCCGCCGGACACTACGTGCAGGTGGGTGGTCagtaccaccaccaccacatgCTCCACGGCCATGCCCACCACCACGGGCATGGCGGGGCGGTGGTCATAGCGGGCAGTGGCGTGGGCACTGGCCTGGGAGCCGGGGCCACCAGTGTGATGATgcaacaccaccaccagcagcagcagcaacagcagcagcagaacaTGCACAAGAAGAACTCCATACGGAACGGCGGGGATGTCCTCAAGAGGACGCGGGCACAGTCGGC CTACGAACTCTCGCAAGATCTGCTGGAGAAGCAGATCGAGCTGCTGGAGCGCAAGTACGGCGGATTGAGGGCCCGGAACGCAGCGGTGACCATTCAGCGCGCCTTCCGCCACTACATGATGGTGAAGAAGTTCGCCTCCATCACGGCCATGGCCAAGGCCGAGAAGCGTCTCTCCCGGCGCATGGTGGTGACGGCCAGCAACATGACCCTGGCGGAGCCAGATgccaccaacaccaacacctCCACCTCTTCGGCTTATGGCAGTGCCACGGAATCTCAActggagcagcagcaccagcaacaacagcagcagcagcagcagcagcagatctCTGCTCAGCAGCCACGTGTCACGATCATGGCGGGTCCCCCGGGAGCAGCTTCCCCGGGCTTATCGCGGACACCGCCCACGCGTTCACTTTCCATGCGGGAGCGACGTCAGCTGGACTGCAGTCCCATTCCGCGTAGTCAGTCAG GAGCCTCCCCCGCCTCCATAGCCAGCTCCACGGCCACCTCTTCTGCTCTCGCCTCGCATCCCCATGTGAACCTGCTGCATGCCGCCGAGCCGCATTACTACAACGCCCAGGCCATGCCCACGGCGGCCGCCTACTACACCAGCTACCATGGCTCCCCCCACGACCTGAGCTACGCCAGCTCGGCGGACACCTCGCTGAACGCCTCGTGGGTGAACTCCAGCGGTGGCCAACCCACCGGCCACTCCCCGCACACGCCCTACTACTCGGCGGCCCAGATCTACATGCGACCCAAGGGCGGCAGCACCACGCCCACGCCCAGCTGCAGCGGCAGCACAGGGAGCGGCAGTGGGGGCAGTGGCAgctgcagcggcagcggcaagAAGGTGCCACCGGAGGTGCCCAAGCGGACCAGCTCCATCACCGCCCAGCAGCAGAGCCAGCTCCTGTTGCTGCAGCGACAGACGCCACCGCCTCCATCGCTGCTGCGCACCAACGGACTCTGCAAGACGGCGGAGAACGGCAGCCTGACCTCCGTGCAGAGCTCCGGCTCGGACTCGAGTGTCACCTCCGCGGAGCGGAACATGAACAGTGACTTGGGCTCGGATCGCAGCAACTCCCCGCACACCTGGAAGCGAGGAACGGCCCTGAACAGCTCCCAGCAGTTCTCCACCCACTCGGCGGACTCCGCTGGACCTGCCCCGGGCCATGGAGCTGGCGGCGGAGCCGGTGGCTATGCCgcccagatgcaggccgcagtgGCAGCTGCCACGGCCGTGGGTGGCCTGCCGCCGGCCGACGACCATGCCATATCCTCGCACACGAGCGCCGCCCAGTACGAGCAGCacgaacagcagcagcacgaGCAGCAACAGCTCCAGGCGGCGGCTGCTGCCGCTGGGGTGGCCCAGAACTACAAGATGTCGGAGACGATCCGCAAGAGGCAGTACCGCGTCGGCTTGAATCTCTTCAACAAGAAGCCGGAGAAGGGCATCACCTATCTGATCCGGCGGGGATTCCTCGAGAACACGCCCCAGGGAGTGGCCCGATTCCTGATCACCCGCAAGGGCCTGTCCCGCCAGATGATCGGCGAGTATCTGGGCAACCTGCAGAACCAGTTCAACATGGCCGTGCTCAGCTGCTTCGCCATGGAGCTGGACTTGTCCGGCCGCCAAGTGGACGTGGCTCTGCGGAAGTTCCAGGCCTACTTCCGGATGCCGGGCGAGGCGCAGAAAATCGAACGTCTGATGGAGATCTTCTCGCAGCGCTACTGCGAGTGCAATGCCGATATCGTGGGGCGATTAAGGTCATCCGATACG ATCTTTGTCCTGGCTTTCGCCATCATCATGCTCAACACGGATCTGCACACGCCCAATCTGAAACCGGAGCGTCGCATGCGCGTCGAGGACTTCATCAAGAATCTGCGCGGCATCGACGACTGCCACGACATCGACAAGGACATGCTCACCGGCATCTACGAGCGCGTCAAGTCGGACGAGTTCAAGCCTGGCAGCGACCACGTCACCCAGGTGATGAAGGTCCAGGCCACCATTGTGGGCAAGAAACCGAACCTGGCCCTGCCCCATCGCCGTCTGGTCTGCTACTGCCGGCTGTACGAGATTCCCGACGTGAACAAGAAGGAGCGACCGGGTGTGCACCAGCGCGAGGTGTTCCTCTTCAACGATCTGCTCGTCATCACGAAGATCTTCAGCAAAAAGAAGACCTCCGTCACGTACACATTCCGCAACAGCTTCCCGCTGTGCGGCACTGTGGTGACCCTGCTGGACATGCCCAACTATCCCTTCTGCATCCAGCTGTCGCAGAAGGTCGACGGCAAGATCCTCATCACGTTCAATGCCCGCAACGAGCACGACCGCTGCAAGTTTGCCGAGGACCTCAAGGAGTCCATCAGCGAAATGGACGAAATGGAGACGCTGCGCATTGAGGCCGAGCTGGAGCGCCAAAAGTCGGCCCGCAACAGGGCCCCTGGCAACGCGGAGAACCGCGACAGCGGTGTGGCCGATGTGGAGGTGTGTCCTTGTCCCTATCAGCCAGGATCCCAGGCGGCCGGCGAGCAGGCACCAAACTCGGCTGATTCCACGCAGCAGCTGAAGCGCAGTGCGCTGAGCAACAGTCTCCTGGACATGCACGAGCAAT TTGGCAACGAGAAACCGCAGCGGAGGGGAAGCGTTGGCTCCCTGGACAGCGGCATGAGCATCTCGTTCCAGTCCACCACCACGTCGAGCGCCTCCCGGGACAATGCCGCTGCCATAGCCGCGGCAGCCAATGCTGCGGCAGCGGCCAAGATGCGCTTTAACATGCCACCCACGGCGGCCATTGCCACGCCCAATGTGTACGCGGCACCGGGAATGCAGGCCTACACCCACGCCAACTTTGTGCAACAATCTCAGGCCGCCTACatgctgcagcagcaacagatgCTCCAGCAACAGGCACAATTGCAGGCTCAGGCGCAGGCACAAGCCCAGGCCCAGGCTCAAGCTCAAGCTCAGGCTCAGCCACTCACTGGAAGGATACCGGGACGGGAGAGGAAGGCATCCCGCACGGACGAGAACGGACGGTCGACGGAGGTCTAA
- the LOC26515165 gene encoding uncharacterized protein LOC26515165, with protein sequence MITMMLMEKAVIKIEEFVEWDISYFLLAYACIVLMILGVPLAIFLQNKDSPADRQLFHLEANRPVPTSGQQGDVWHVRQDAPIDSIA encoded by the coding sequence ATGATCACAATGATGCTAATGGAGAAGGCGGTCATTAAAATCGAGGAGTTTGTCGAATGGGACATTAGTTACTTCCTCCTGGCCTACGCCTGCATAGTCCTGATGATCCTGGGCGTCCCATTGGCCATTTTCCTGCAGAACAAGGACTCTCCAGCCGACAGGCAGCTCTTCCACCTGGAGGCCAACCGACCAGTGCCGACCAGTGGCCAGCAGGGAGACGTGTGGCACGTCCGGCAGGATGCCCCAATCGATTCGATTGCCTAA